GCTACAGGGGTGCCGACCGTCGTCACGTATTGCTCCGCTCGTCCGTCCGGTCCGACGCCGAACGCCGCCGATTGGGACAAGGCGATCTTCACCGCGTCGCCGATTTCGACCGGCTCGTCATAGACGAGCTCCAGCGGATTCTCGACGGTAACTTGCTTATGGTCGAGCTTGACGTCGTCGATATACGCCGAAGTGCCGGTTCCGCTGCCGCCCATGTAGAAGTAGAAGTCCGCATACACGGTGCCCGCGGGCGCCGTGCCTTCGATCGTCATCGTCTGCCAGCCGTTGTTCGAGGAGAGGATGCTGACGAGCTGCGTTTCGCTCCCGAGGACCGGGGCGTTGGTGCCGCCTTTAAATCGCAAGTACCCGCGCACGCTCTTCGCCGCGACGTACACCTTCGCCGTCAACCGGTACGTCTCTCCCGGCTGAACCGGGACGTTAGCGCTGTAGACGCCGATCTGGTTCGTCGCGTTGTCGTCGACGATCTTCAAGCTGTTCGCGCCGGAATACGACTTGTCCTGTGCGATCGTCGCGCTGACGCCCGCCGAGGTCGGCGAAGCGACGACCCGCCAACCGGTCGGCGCCGTCGGCGAGCTTTCGAAATCCCCGTTGACGACCGGCAGCGGGACGTATTCGACGATTTCGTCCGCCAAGGCGGCGGGGGCGAGGGACGGAACGGCGAGCGCGGCGCTAAGCAGCAAAGCGAGGGGGCGTTTCCTGTTCATCATGATCTTCCTCCTTGTTCGTTGGTAAGACAGTGCACATCCCGTAGACTCGTCCTAGAATGCTTACAAGGCGATATCTAGGCTACATAGTTTCAGGCTACAGGGGGACGGCTAGGTTGTCAATCGGAGAAACGGTCGAATCTCGTCTATTTATAGTCTAGAAATCGCCTATCGTTTCGTTCGGACGACATGCTATAATAATCCGAAACGAACGGATACGAAGGAAGGTAGGGGACGCCATGGCCAGGCCGAGCCGAAGCGAATTTACGGCCCGCATCCGCGCGCTCGCGGATCGGGTGCGCGAGGACATCGCCTCCGGCGCGCTGCAGCCGGGAGACTTCTTGCCCTCCGAGGTGGAGCTGGGAGGTACATTCGGGCTGAGCAAGGAATCGGTCCGGAAGGCGCTGGACGCGCTGGTGGAAGAGGGCTTGATCGTGAAAATGAAACGCGTCGGCAATCGAGTCGTCCGGCCGCCCGAGCGAAAGCCGGATCGCGTCGTCGCCGCGGCGGGCGAGGAGCGGACGACGCTTCGCTTCGCCTATTACCCGTCGCTGGAGACGGAAGCGCGGATCGCGTCGTCGATCGCCACCTTCGAGCGGGCGTACCCGTCCGTCGCGGTGCGGGCGATTCCGACGCCGTTCCCCGCCGAGTATGCTGAGCACGGCATCGCGGACGTCATCGCGCTGACGAATTGGGACGCGCTCAAGTGGAAGGAGCGGGATCCGTCGTTCGCGAGGCTCGGGGCCGCGCCGCGGACGGAAGCCGCGCACGCGTCGTTGTTCGCTCCGTTCCTGCGCGCGGACGGACGGGCGGCGGCCGCGCCGTTCGTCTATTCGCCGATCGTGCTTTGCTACAACCGCGAGCATCTCGCCGCTTGCTCGCTGGAGGAGCCTCAGCCGGACTGGACGTGGTACACGCTGCTGAAGGCCGCCCGCGTCTTGGGCGGCGAGCTCGGCGTCACGGGGTTCGCCTCCCATATGCAGTCCGTGAACCGATGGACGGTGTTCCTGCTGCAGAACGGTTTCCGCTTCCAAGAAGGGGAAGGGGCGCGAGCGGCGGACCACCCCGCGCTGTGGGACAGTCTGCGGGTCGCGCGCGAGCTCGTCCATCAGCAGGAGGGCGGGCGCCGGTTCTGGACGGAGAACGACGCGGACGCGGAGCGATGGTTCCAGGAGGGACGGGTCTCGATGATCATGACCTCTTACTTCGGGCTGAACCGGCTGCTGCATGCCGGCATCGATTACGGCGTGTCGCGGCTGCCGAGGCTTCGGTACGACGCTACGCTGCTGCTCGTCACGGGACTCGCCGTCGCGGCGGACGCGAAGCATGCCGAAGCGGCGGAAGCGTTCGTTCGCTTCCTGTGTGGCCGGGAGGCGCAGCTCGGCATTCGCCGCGACACGCTGACGCTCCCCGCGCATCCGGAGGCGCTGGCCGTTCAGGGCGGGCTTACCGGAAACCGGCCGTCGCGCGAGCCCGACCCGGCGGAGCTGTGGGACGCTTGCCGGGACTACGAGGATCTCCGCCTCGGGACGTCGGCGCTCGAGGCGATTCGCGAGGAGCTGAAGGGGTACTGGTCGAAGCTCGAGGACGAAACCGAGGCCAGCCTTCGGTTGGAATCGCTGCTGCTCGGCAAGTAGCGGGAGGCGAACGAACGGGGTTCCAACCGCGAACCCCGGACGGGAAATCCTCCCGCTTATTGTCTCGATCGGACGCCTTTCCGTTCCTTGAACGGGAAAATCTCCTGCTTATTCGCGGGTAATGCCCGAAAACCGAAGGTTTCGGCGGCTTAAGAGGGAGGATTTCCGGTCCGACGGTCGTTTCGCCTGTCTTCGGCGGGTGTAGGCGGGAGGATTTCCCGTCCACAGGCAGGCTCGAGGGGCGTCCGACGATTGGAGCGCTATGGATAGGACGGCGAATCTCGTCTGTACCGAATGGGTGAGGCAAAAGGGTATTTACGCCACTCAACATGTCTGATAAGCTGATAAGTAAATCACACCAATTCCTCCGAGAGGACGGTTCGGCGCATGAAGGTTTCTTTATTTATTACGTGTTTGAGCGACGCGATCTATCCGCGCGTGGGCGAAGCGATGGTGCGGCTGCTCGCGAAGTACGGCGTGGCGGTCGACTTCCCCGCGTCGCAGACGTGCTGCGGCCAGCCCGCGTTCAACAGCGGTTATTGGGACGAGGCGCGCGCCTCGGCGAAGACGCTCGTCGAAGCGTTCGACGACAGCGACTTCGTCGTATCCCCGTCGGGCTCTTGCACCGGCATGATCCATCATTATTTTCCGAAGCTGTTCCAAGACGACCCCGCGATGCTCGCGAAAGCGAACGCGCTCGCGGCGAAGACGTACGAGTTCACGCAGTTTCTCGTGCAGGTGCTCGGCGTCGAGGACGTCGGCGCGTCGTTCCCGCACAAGGTGACGTATCACCCGTCGTGCCACGGCAGCCGCCTGCTCGGCATCAAGAACGAGCCGGCGACGCTGATGGCGAACGTGCGCGGGATGGAGCTGGTGCCGCTGCCGTTCGCGGAGGATTGCTGCGGCTTCGGCGGCACGTTCGCGATCAAGATGTGCGACATCTCCGGCGCGATGGTGTCGGAGAAGGCGGACCATGTGCTCGAGACCGAAGCGGAAGTGCTCGTCGGCCTCGACATGGGCTGTTTGATGAACATCGCGGGCAACTTGCGCTACCGCGGCAAGCCGGTGCGCGTCATGCATCTGGCGGAGCTGCTCTACGAGGGGGTGTCGGCCGTTGAGTCACGCTAACGCACATGGGTCGACCGTCAAGGAACGCGCGGACGTCGCGCTGAACGACGAGTTTTTGCGCAAGGCGGTCAAGTTTACGACGGAGCGGCTGCGCAACGGGAAGAAGGCGGCGTCCGAGGAGCACGGCAATTGGGACGAATGGCGCGAGCGCGGCCGGCAAATCCGTCTGCATACGATCGCTCATTTGGATTACTATTTGAATACGTTCATCGAAAATGCCCGCGCCAACGGCGTCCATATCCACTTCGCGGATACGGCGGCGGAGGCGGTCGAGATTTCGCTCGCCATCGCGAAGAACGTCGGCGCGCGCTCCGTCGTCAAGTCGAAGTCGATGGTGAGCGAGGAGCTTCACTTGAATGCGGCGTTAGAGGGGATCGGCGTCGAGTCGATCGAGACGGACCTCGGCGAGTATATCATTCAGCTTGCCAACGAGACGCCGTCGCACATTATCATTCCTGCGATTCATAAGAACCGCTATCAGATCGCGGAGCTGCTGTCGAAGGACGCGGGCGAGACGCTGGAGCCGGAGACGAAAATATTGGCGGGCTTCGTGCGCAAGAAGCTGCGGGAGAAGTTCCTCGAGGCGGACATCGGCATGACGGGCTGCAACTTCGCGATCGCGGAGAGCGGGTCGATGGTCCTGTTCGAAAACGAAGGCAACGCCCGCATGGTCACCACGGTGCCGAAAACCCAAATTACGCTGATGGGCATGGAGCGCATCATCCCGACGTGGGACGATCTCGAGGTGATGGCGACGCTGCTGCCGCGTTCGGCGACGGGGCAGCGATTGACCGTCTACATGTCCGGCATTACCGGACCGCGGCGTACGGACGACGGCGACGGGCCGGAAGAGATGCACATCGTCATCGTCGACAACGGCCGTTCGCTGCAGCTCGGCGACCCGGAGTTCCAGGAGCTGCTCAATTGCATTCGCTGCGGCGCCTGCCTCAACGCTTGCCCGGTGTACCGCCACATCGGCGGACACGCGTACGGCGGCACGTACAGCGGCCCGATCGGCGCGGTGCTGACGCCGGCGCTGCAGAAGAACGTCGCCGAATGGGACGACATCGCGAACGCGTCGAGCCTTTGCGGAGCGTGTTACGAGGCGTGCCCGGTCAAAATTCCGCTGCACGACATGCTCGTCTACTTGCGGCGACGCAAGGTGCAGGCAGGGGCCGGCGACCCGCTCGAGAAGGCGGGGATGAAAGGGTTCCAGATCGTCATGACGAACGCCTCCCGGTTCCGCGGCGTGCTGAAGCTCGCGAAGCTCGGGCAGCCGCTCGTCGCGCGGGACGGGTACATTAAGGCGAAGATCGGCCCTCTGGCGGGCTGGAATTCGTACCGGCATCTGCCGGCGCTGCCGAGCGATTCGTTCCGCGACCGCTGGACGACGTTGTACGGCGAGCTGCAAGCGGAGGCGGGATCGAAAAGCGAAGATGCGCGTCGCCGGATGGAAGCGGCGCTCGCCAAGCGGAAACGGGAAGGAGGGCACGGCCATGACTGACGATGTATTGAAGCGGCTCGAGGCGCGGTCGATCGCCAAGCAATCGGAGTTTATCGGCAATATCGCGAGCCGGCTCGGCCGCGTCGGGAAAACCGCTTCGCCGCCGAAGCATCCGTTCAAGGGCGCGCCGGCGTTCTGGAACGAGTTCGACCTGCCGCTCGAGGAGCGGGTCTCGTTGTTCTCGGACAATTGGGGCAAGGCCGGCGGCCATGTCGTGCGCCACGGCTCCATGGAGGACGCGAAGGCGTGGATCGCGGCGAAGGCGAACGAGCTCGGGGCGAAGCTGGTGCTCCGGCAAAACCAGCCGGAGCTGAACGCGCTCGCCATCGAAGCGGAGCTGCCGGACGCGCGCGTCGTCGTCTGGGACGAAGCGCCGAAGGCGGACCGGCTCGCGGTCGCGGCCGGCGCCGACATCGGCCTCGTCGTCGTCGACCATGCGGTCGCTTACACCGGCTCGCTCGTCGCGAAGTCGTCGGCGCGGAAGGGCCGCTCCGTCAGCCTGCTGCCGACGGTGCTGTTCGCGATCGTTCCGCTGGATCGTATGGTAACGCGCCTCGGCGAAGTGCTGCGACCGCTCGACGCGACGCCGCGCGAGGCGCTCCCGGCCGGCGTGCATTTCATCTCCGGTCCGAGCCGCTCGGCCGACATCGAGAACGACCTGACGATCGGCGTCCACGGCCCCGGCGTCGTGTACGCGATTCTGGTAGGATAGGCGGGCCGCGGGGGATGGACATCGCGAAGCTGTCGAAGCGGAACCACTACGAGCATATCACGGAGCAGCTGAAGCGGCTGATCGTGGACGGGGAGCTGAAGCCCGGCGACAAGCTGCCGTCGACGAAGGAGCTGTCGGAGCGGTTCGGCGTCGGACGGTCCACGATGCGAGAGGCGCTCAGCGCGCTGAAGGCGATGGGGCTGATCGACGTCCGGCAGGGCGGGGCGAGCACGGTGCTCGCCCCGCCGGCGCCGGGGCTCGAGAGCCTCGAAAGCCTGGTTCTCAATAAGCGCACGATTCTCGATTTGCTGGAGGCGCGGCAGTCGTTCGAAATCGCCAACGCGGGGCTCGCCGCGCGCAAGCGAACGGAGGACGATCTCGCCGCCTTCCGGGTCATCTTGGACGACATGCGCGTCTCTCTCGGCGACGAAGAAGCCGGCGAGCGCACCGACCTCGCGTTCCACCGCCAGCTGGCGGCGGCGACGCGCAACTCGGTGCTGCCGACGCTGTTCGAGGCGGTCTCCTCGCAGATGGAGCTGGCGATCCGCGAGACGCGGCGGGCGGAGCTGTACGCGAACCGTTCCGTGTCGGATCGGCTGTACCTCGAGCACGTCGCCATCTTCGAAGCGGTCGAGCGCGGCGATCCGCCGGGCGCGGAAAGCCGCATGCGAGAGCATCTCGAGCACGTCGAGAGCATCTTAATGAAACATCTGCAACTCCTACGAAAGTATGGGGAAAAATAGGTCTGGCAATGCCATGTCCGCAATGCTATACTCCCGGTGTATACGTTTAACAACATGAAATACACCAAGTTGCCGGGGTGAGCGAGTATGAAAGTTTTTAAATACATCGTGCTGCCGGTCATCGCGGCCGCGGCCGTCTGGTTCGGGGCGCCGTACGCGGCCGAATTCCTGCAGCCGGATACGTCCGCGCAGGCGCCGTCCGAGGCGCCGACGGACGAGCCCGCCGAACAACCGTCGGAGGCCGAAGGCGAGACGCCGTCCGAGCCGGGAGACGTTCCGGCGTCGGGAACGCCGGAGGAGGCTCCGCCGTCGGACGAGCCTGCCGAGGAAGCGCCCGCGGCGGAGGAGCCGCAAGAGCCGGCTTCGCCGTTCACCGAAGAAGCGAAGGCCGCGATCTTGTTCGTCAATAAGGAGCACCCGCTCGACGCGAAGTATAAGCCGGACGATCTCGTCGTGCCGGACGTGAAGTTTTCGTTCGACGGCGACAACCCGAAGAAGCAGCTGCAACGGGTCGCCGCGGAGGCGCTCGAGGCGCTGTTCGCGCAGGCGGAGGAGGACGGCATCGAGCTGCGGGCGGTATCCGGCTATCGGTCGTACGCCACGCAGAAGGCGATCTTCGAGCGCAACGCGAGCATTAAGGGCGAGGAAGAAGCGAACCGAACGAGCGCGTATCCCGGGCAGAGCGAGCATCAGACCGGCCTGGCCATGGACGTGTCCGCGGCCAGCGTGAACTATGCGCTCGAAGAAGCGTTCGGCGAGACGGTCGAAGGCATCTGGCTGGCGGAGAACGCGGCGAGCCACGGCTTCATCATCCGCTACCCGAAGGATAAAGAGGACGTCACCGGCTATAAATACGAGCCGTGGCATCTGCGCTACGTCGGCGTCGACATCGCCGAGTTCGTGACGGAGCAGGGACTTACGCTGGAAGAGTTTCTAGAAGAATAACGGCGCCTAAGGGCCGCCGCGGGAGCAGCACGGATGCTTTCGCGGCGGTTTTTTTTACGTTTGGGGAGGGTCGGGGGTGTTCCGCTTGCTCAGGAATATGGGAGTCGGCAAGGCCCTATGCGCCTATCCTTTCCTGAGCCGGGGGAATCAGCTAAGAAAGAAGCCGCAGGAGTAGGTCGAGCACAGACAAAAAAACTGCCTCAGGGTCCGTCGGACCCCGAGGCAGCCTTCGGGCTAATGCTATACCGCCGTCGAGCTGTAATCGCCGCCTTGCTGCGCGTAGCTCGGTTGTTCCTGCGGCTTCTCCGCTTCCTTGGCGGCCGCCTTGCCTTCCATCTTGCACATGCCTTGGAACACGGCGCCTTCGGCTACGACGAGCGAGTCGGCCGACGCGTCGCCGTACAGCCGGCCGGTGCCGGTCAGCGTCAAGGTGCCTCGGGCGAGAACGTTGCCGTGCACGACGCCCGCGATCACGACGTTGCGCGCGTCGATGTTCGACGTCGCCTTGCCGTCCTCGCCGATCGCGACGTCGCCGCCGCACTCGATGTCGCCGATCATCCGGCCCTCGACCCGGAGGCTTGTATCGGATGCAATCTTTCCTTCGAACGTGCTGCCTTCGCCGATCAACGTATCGGTCGCGCTCACGTCGACGCGTTTGGACTTAAACATGCTTAGGTCATCCTTCCTTACTGGAGAAATATCGTTTCGGATTGATCGGTTCGCCGTTCTTATGTACCTCGTAATGCAGATGCGGGCCGGTGCTGCGGCCGGTCGAGCCGAGCTTGCCGATGCGGTCGCCCTTCTTCACGCGCTGCCCCTTCGCGACGAGCGACTTCGACAGGTGCATGTAGACCGTCTCGAAGCCGTTGCCGTGTTTCACATAAATATAGTTACCCATGGCGCGATCGTACCCGGTGCGGGTCACTTGGCCGTCCGCCGTCGCGAAGATCGGATCGCCGACGTCGCCGCCGAAGTCGATGCCCTTGTGGTACGCGCTGCGGCGGGTGAACGGGTCCTTGCGGTATCCGAACGAGGACGTCACCGTCGTCGAGGTCGTCGGGAAGATCGAAGGGGTGCCGCGGCGCAGGAGCGCGAGCTTCTCGGCCTCCTGCAGCGCTTCTTGCAGCGCGCCTTCGAGCCGTTCGGCTTCGACGGACATCGCCTCGAATTCGCCGTGCGTCGTCTGCGACAGTCGAAGCGCCTCCTCGGTGTCGACGGGGTCGTATTGACCGCCGACGGCCGACCCGGCGGGGACGGAAAGTCCGGCGGCGGTTTCGTTCGCACGGTTCGCTTGCGCGGCGGGCGTCCCGGCGTCCGCTTCGGTCAAGGATAAAATTTCGCGTTCGAGCGATTGCAGCTCCGCCATCTTCGCGGAGAACGTCTCCGCTTCTTGCGACAATCGGACGACTTCGTCCTGAAGCTTCGCGATCTCCGTATTTTTCGCTTCCAAGGTTCGTCCGAGCGCGGCCCGTTCGGCCGACCATTCCGCCTTCATGTCGCCGTTCGCCTGAAGCGCCGCAGACTGGGTCTGAACCAATACCGCCGCGGATGCGCTCAACAGGAGCGCGGCGGGGGGCAAGATATAGAGCCAGACGGCGGAAAATTGCAGCCGCCGCACCTGCCGGTTCGCTTCGGGAATGATCAAAAACGTTAGCTTCTTGGTCCATCGGTGGGGAATCATAACGTCTCCTTCGAATGCCTGTGTTGGGTAACGCTTCTAAGCACAACGGGTCTTAGTATGGACGATTTTGGGAATCGAACGCTTGGAAATTTACTCCAACGGATGTCGGCCGCGGCCGACGCTCGGCGCGAATGTTCCCCCGGGCCAGCGGGCATACTATTCGGTACGCCCCGGAGGTGACTTTATCGCACATGATCTGGTTGACGTCGATCTTGCTTCTGTTCATTTTCCAAATCGGTACCGTTCTGTTCGTAGAGTTCAGGCGCCCGTCCAAAGCGATCGCCTGGTTGTCCATTATGTTCATGCTCCCGATCGTCGGCCTATTCGTGTATTATTTCATAGCTCGGGAGTATCGGCAGCGTACGAAGGTGAAGCGCAGGGAGCGGGAGACGGTAGAGGAAGCGAATCGTCACCGGCTGCCGCCGAACGCTCGCGCGCTGGAACGGATTACGGACTTCCCGAATCCGTCCATGCATGAGGAGAAACGGCTGTACGGCTTGCTGCGCAGCTTTCCCGACGCGACGCTGACGATGCGCAACGACACGACGGTGTTCGCGTCCGCGCAGGAGACGTACCGCCTCATGCTCGAGGACATCGAGCGGGCGAAAGATCACATACATATGCTGTATTACATATGGAACGACGACGGGTACGGACGGAAATTTCACGACGCGTTGATCCGCAAGGCGCTGGAGGGCGTCGAGGTGCGCATTATTTACGACGGGATCGGCGCGTATTCGACCCCGAAAGGGTTTTGGAACAGCTTGCGGGCGGCGGGGGGACATGTCCATTGCTTCCTGCCCGCGGTGATCGCCTTGTTCGACAAGCGGTTGAATTACCGAAACCACCGGAAAATTACCGTGGTGGACGGTTTGATCGGCTACGTGGGCGGCATCAATATCGGGGACGAATATACGGGTAAGGACAAGAAGCTCGGGTACTGGCGGGATACCTCCGTACGAATTATGGGGGATGCCGTGTACGAGCTGCAGCGCGTGTTCGCGAAAGATTGGCAGTTCGTGTGCGGCGAGAGGCTGCCGTATGCGGAGCGGTTCTTTCCGAAGCATCCGGTCACGGCGAAGGATACGGTGCAGATCGTGCCGAGCGGCCCGGATTCGAATTGGAACACGATTTTGGAGATGTACTTCACGGCGATTTGCAGCGCCAAGGAAAGGATCTTCGTGACGTCGCCGTATCTGATCCCCGACCGCAGCTTGCTGATGGCGCTGAAGACGGCGGCGCTCGCGGGCGTCGACGTGCGCATCGTCATTCCGGGCGTCGCCGATTCGAAGGTGACGTTATGGGCTTCGTTGTCGTTCGTCGAAGAGCTGCTGCAGACCGGCGTCCGCATCTACCGGTACTGCAAGGGGTTCATGCACGCGAAGATTATCGTCGTGGACGACCACTTCGCTACGACGGGGACGGCGAATATGGACTTGAGAAGTTTCTATGATAATTTCGAAATTAACGCCGCGTTCTTCGACGAGAGGATCGTCGCGCGGTTCGCGAGCGACGTGCTGACCGACATCTCCGAGAGCGAGGAGATTCGGCTCGATGCGTTCGCGAAGCGGGGGAAGCTGCAGATCGCCAAGGAGGCGCTCGGCCGGCTGATTTCGCCGCTGTTGTAGGCGGCGACGCCGGGGGGCGCCCGGCGGGCCACGCCCAGGCGTTACCTCGAGCCCGGAGCGCGCAGGCCGGCAAGAATTCGGTCGAGCGACTGCGGCGGCACGCGGCGGATGAGATCCCCGTGCGCGGACAAGCGGGCTTCGATGTTGCGCAGGTGGAAGTCGGACGGCTTCACCCGGGGGTGGAGCTCGTCGTAAAACAACGGCGTCGACACGCTGCCGCCCTTCTTCGCTCGAGGCGTATAGGGCGCGGACAACGTTTTCCCGTACCAATGCTGTAAATAGTCGAAATAGATGAGCGTGCCGCGATCCTTCTTCAGCCGCTCGATCGTGAACAGCTTCGGATGCGCCTGCACGAGGTAGTCGCCTAGGAATTTGCCGATGGAGCGAAGCTGCTCGAACGTATATCCGCGCCGAATCGGCACGTACACCTGCACGCCGGTCGCCCCGGACGTCTTCGCGACGCTCTGGACGCCGAGCGAGGCCAACAGGTCGACGACGATCTTCGCCGCTTCCATGATACGGGGCTCCTCCTCGAGCGTCGGATCGATGTCGATGAGCCATTCCGCGGGCAATTCGTCGTTCAGGTAATGCAGCGACGGATGGAATTCGAGGCAGGCCAAATTGCCGAGCCAAACGAGCGTCGGCAGCGAATCCAGCACGATGTAGTTGATGTCGCCGAGCGGCGCCGTCTTGACGAAGTCGGGCGCGCCCTTGGGGCAATTTTTCTGATAGAAAAACTCGTCGCCTACGCCGTGCGGCCAGCGAATCGTCGTAAGGTACCGGTTCGAGGTGTAGGAGAGCAAATAAGGCGACAGGGCGATGAGCCGATCGAGGAATTCCAGCTTCGTGATGCCGACGTCGGGCCAGAGCGGCTTGTTCGGATTCGTGACGGTCAGCTCGTGTCCGTCGATGGTGACGACGCCTTTTTGCGTTTTCGAAGGGGCGTACGCGGGGCTCATCGGGAAAACCTCCTTGGCTTGGCGCGGCGATTTTCCCTAGTATGAGCCAATCGAGGCGAGCGCACTCGCCTTAGTGGATGTCCTTTTTCTTGAACCGGCCGCCCTTCACGTCATGGATGTTGCCGACGGCCAGGAACGCCGCGGGATCGAGCTCGTCGACGATCGTCTTCAGCTTCGCTTCCTCCAGACGGGTGACGACGCAGAAGATGACCTTCTTCGCGCCGCCGGTGAACGCGCCTTCGCCGTTCAAATACGTGACGCCGCGGCCGAGGCGCTGCATGATCGAGCTGCCGATCAGATCGTGGTTTTCGCTGATGATCCACACCGCCCGGGACTCGTCGAAGCCCTCGATCGTAATGTCGATCATCTTGAAGGCGATGAAATACGCGATCAGCGAGTACATGGCGCGATCCCAGCCGAAGACGAAGCCGGCGCTGCCGAGGATGAACAGGTTCAGGAACATGACGATTTCGCCGACGGAGAAGGCCGTCTTCTTGCTGAACAAGATGGCGACGATTTCCGTGCCGTCGAGCGAGCCGCCCGAGCGGATGACGAGGCCGACGCCGATGCCGAGAATAATGCCGCCGAAGACGGCCGCCAGCAGCGGATCGATCGTGATCGGGGGGATCGGGTGCAGATAGTAGGTGCCGATGGACATAATCGCGACGGCGTACAGCGTGGAGACGGCGAACGTCTTGCCGATCTGTTTGTAACCGACGAATAAGAACGGAAGGTTGAGCAGCATCAAGAAGACGCCGAGCGGAATTTGCGATATGTGGGAGGCGATGATCGAGATGCCGACGATGCCTCCGTCGATGATGTTGTTCGGGACGAGGAAAATTTCGAGGCCGACGGCCATGAAAGCTGCGCCCAGCGTAAGAAACAACGCTCTCCGAAGCACCTTCGCCTTGGAAAGCTTGTTATGCTGCGCGGCAGCTTGCGGCTGTACGGCCGCTTTCACCTCTGTGCTCATAAGTCATTACTCCTCTCCATGGGGTTTCGATTTCGGATGCGAAAGGTCGAGGGCGAATTCCGAGGCGATCTCGTTCACGATCAGGTCGATCGCGGACAGCTGCCCTTGCAAATATTCGCGTTGGCCGTCGAATTCGGCCCGTTCGAGCTGCTGCTTCAACGTATCGCGGCGAAGCGTCAGCAGCGAGATATAATGTTCCACCTTGGATTTGCGGAACGTTTCCGCCATGATCGGGGACACCCTTTCGCGCTTGTTAATTAATACAATTGTATACCAATGTATACAATCCTGCAAGAAAAAAGCCTCTTGCACGGTGGCAGGAGGCTTTGCCTTACGATTCCGCAGGCGCGGCGACGGCGGCGGATCGCTCCGCGGCAAGCTTGATTTCGACCTTGCGTACGCGGTGCTTCTCTTTCTCCAACACGACGATGTCCAAGCCGCCGAACGAGAGGCTTTCGCCTTTCTCGATGTCGGGCGACGCGCTGTACACCCAACCCCCGATCGTATCGACGTCTTCGCTGTCGAGGTCGGTGCCGAGCAGCGCATTGACCTCGGACAGCAGCACCGTACCGTCCACGATATAATGCTGCGATTCCGCGATCATTTCGATTTCCTTGCGTTCGTCCGCGTCGAATTCGTCGCGGATTTCGCCGACGATCTCCTCAAGAATGTCTTCGATCGTAATGAGCCCGGACGTCCCGCCGTATTCGTCGACGAGAATCGCGATATGCACGCGCGCCGCTTGCATCGTCTTGAGCAGCGACTTCACCGGCGTCGCGTCGGACACGGTGAGCGCCGGCTGGATGACGGACTTCCAATCGAAGTCCGGG
The nucleotide sequence above comes from Paenibacillus antri. Encoded proteins:
- the cls gene encoding cardiolipin synthase, translating into MIWLTSILLLFIFQIGTVLFVEFRRPSKAIAWLSIMFMLPIVGLFVYYFIAREYRQRTKVKRRERETVEEANRHRLPPNARALERITDFPNPSMHEEKRLYGLLRSFPDATLTMRNDTTVFASAQETYRLMLEDIERAKDHIHMLYYIWNDDGYGRKFHDALIRKALEGVEVRIIYDGIGAYSTPKGFWNSLRAAGGHVHCFLPAVIALFDKRLNYRNHRKITVVDGLIGYVGGINIGDEYTGKDKKLGYWRDTSVRIMGDAVYELQRVFAKDWQFVCGERLPYAERFFPKHPVTAKDTVQIVPSGPDSNWNTILEMYFTAICSAKERIFVTSPYLIPDRSLLMALKTAALAGVDVRIVIPGVADSKVTLWASLSFVEELLQTGVRIYRYCKGFMHAKIIVVDDHFATTGTANMDLRSFYDNFEINAAFFDERIVARFASDVLTDISESEEIRLDAFAKRGKLQIAKEALGRLISPLL
- a CDS encoding M23 family metallopeptidase, with the translated sequence MIPHRWTKKLTFLIIPEANRQVRRLQFSAVWLYILPPAALLLSASAAVLVQTQSAALQANGDMKAEWSAERAALGRTLEAKNTEIAKLQDEVVRLSQEAETFSAKMAELQSLEREILSLTEADAGTPAAQANRANETAAGLSVPAGSAVGGQYDPVDTEEALRLSQTTHGEFEAMSVEAERLEGALQEALQEAEKLALLRRGTPSIFPTTSTTVTSSFGYRKDPFTRRSAYHKGIDFGGDVGDPIFATADGQVTRTGYDRAMGNYIYVKHGNGFETVYMHLSKSLVAKGQRVKKGDRIGKLGSTGRSTGPHLHYEVHKNGEPINPKRYFSSKEG
- a CDS encoding DNA polymerase domain-containing protein gives rise to the protein MSPAYAPSKTQKGVVTIDGHELTVTNPNKPLWPDVGITKLEFLDRLIALSPYLLSYTSNRYLTTIRWPHGVGDEFFYQKNCPKGAPDFVKTAPLGDINYIVLDSLPTLVWLGNLACLEFHPSLHYLNDELPAEWLIDIDPTLEEEPRIMEAAKIVVDLLASLGVQSVAKTSGATGVQVYVPIRRGYTFEQLRSIGKFLGDYLVQAHPKLFTIERLKKDRGTLIYFDYLQHWYGKTLSAPYTPRAKKGGSVSTPLFYDELHPRVKPSDFHLRNIEARLSAHGDLIRRVPPQSLDRILAGLRAPGSR
- a CDS encoding YitT family protein, translated to MSTEVKAAVQPQAAAQHNKLSKAKVLRRALFLTLGAAFMAVGLEIFLVPNNIIDGGIVGISIIASHISQIPLGVFLMLLNLPFLFVGYKQIGKTFAVSTLYAVAIMSIGTYYLHPIPPITIDPLLAAVFGGIILGIGVGLVIRSGGSLDGTEIVAILFSKKTAFSVGEIVMFLNLFILGSAGFVFGWDRAMYSLIAYFIAFKMIDITIEGFDESRAVWIISENHDLIGSSIMQRLGRGVTYLNGEGAFTGGAKKVIFCVVTRLEEAKLKTIVDELDPAAFLAVGNIHDVKGGRFKKKDIH